A portion of the Streptomyces sp. NBC_00376 genome contains these proteins:
- a CDS encoding FHA domain-containing protein, which yields MQIRLTVLAPRSGQTPARACDVLVTAPSGTALATVASNLAAAVLGPDGSLGSGAVVLFAGRERLDAQRCALGEPPLVDGAVLSLQVPGEDEAVDDAVPARLHVVAGPDAGGVHLLHGGQIRVGRSADADVPIDDPDVSRLHCAVTVSADGLVSVADLGSTNGTLLDGAAVRDRPVRLKPGALLRLGESTLRLTSGAPAPALATAPDGEGHLRVSGTPAGAGGRTEEHGSGHGYAPAVSPGSVPVPHEGSGSGHAYGDGDGRTDDGRPAPGEDSPRRGGIGAWARRLAGNKGEPVHEAAPDGTGAAEPLFPAAPAAPSGTAAQSVWPDPAAVLLTALGPGPRLWERGTAHPEALVVRLGTTDRAELPAVPVTVGLREAGSLGLAGPRTRLAGLARSTVAQLAALHSPTDLEIVLISTDRARSAEERRREWAWLGWLPHLRPMHGQECRLLLAYDREQATARTTELVRRLDDGPLGPGWASQDRATIAEAAQRYTGPYTVVVVDGDPGSAALRENTARLAAAGAAAGIHLICLAETPAATPTSPVAATYEAACHASIAFRECGAVAMLSGDVATALRLLRTADGRAAGRGTVAAVDAVSAHWAERFGRALAPLRTEGAATAAGRPAAAALPTTARLLDELGLARATPASLMARWASTADDQPGATVRGSGRWSGGPAGGADTDTPGSGRTEYPRSTAPRVGAQRLGGAPGPDGTGGYAPGSGRTPYPGSENATHIGTPGHPFAPDDAHGSGRTPYPDSGRTPYPGGSVPRVGGQRYGSTPGDTPSSRTVSGSGRTPYPGDGDVQGAESLRTAGSGRGSNRVSGPRGADTPRIAARGAGSAATAGHPAPEGADTGADTPAAAPAPAEGTPSAVGRPVVVLGAGPRGAVSVDLAEEGPHLLIEGPAGSGRTELLRAVAASLAAAARPDLLGILLVDGAGGDRGEGLGPCTELPHAFMHLVASDPVRMREFAQALGGELKRRAELLGPYDFTEWHHRHEVARRMVGQRPPVTADQRGDVDAPMSGTLRLRPAAPASDPGPSPLPRLVVLVDDFDALVAPALGSPGRPAAGSVVRALEAVAREGGRLGVHLVAASARPERTEDTDLAHGARLRIVLDAPVVPPSAEDPAPGRGRLGHPDGRVTPFQGGRVTGRIPRTATLRPTVVPLEWERMGDPPTRRPVRELGNGPTDLALLASALEWAARSVNAEPIAPLEPVHS from the coding sequence ATGCAGATCCGGCTGACCGTCCTCGCGCCGCGCAGCGGCCAGACCCCGGCGCGCGCGTGCGACGTGCTGGTCACCGCCCCGTCGGGGACGGCACTCGCCACCGTGGCGTCCAACCTGGCCGCGGCCGTCCTGGGGCCGGACGGCTCGCTCGGCAGCGGCGCGGTGGTGCTGTTCGCCGGGCGCGAGCGGCTCGACGCGCAGCGGTGCGCGCTGGGTGAGCCACCGCTGGTGGACGGGGCGGTGCTCTCGCTCCAGGTCCCGGGCGAGGACGAGGCGGTGGACGACGCCGTCCCGGCGCGGCTGCACGTGGTCGCGGGGCCGGACGCGGGCGGGGTCCATCTGCTGCACGGCGGGCAGATCCGGGTCGGCCGCTCCGCCGACGCGGACGTGCCGATCGACGACCCCGATGTGTCCCGGCTGCACTGCGCGGTGACGGTCTCCGCCGACGGCCTGGTCTCGGTGGCGGATCTCGGCTCCACCAACGGCACCCTGCTCGACGGCGCGGCGGTCCGCGACCGGCCGGTCCGGCTGAAGCCCGGTGCGCTGCTGCGGCTCGGCGAGTCCACGCTCCGGCTGACCTCCGGCGCGCCCGCTCCGGCGCTGGCCACGGCACCGGACGGCGAGGGTCATCTGCGGGTGTCCGGCACGCCGGCCGGTGCCGGCGGCCGTACCGAGGAGCACGGCTCCGGCCACGGGTACGCCCCGGCGGTCTCCCCCGGCTCCGTTCCCGTCCCCCACGAGGGGTCCGGTTCCGGTCACGCGTACGGGGACGGCGACGGGCGTACCGACGACGGCCGGCCGGCCCCGGGCGAGGATTCGCCCCGGCGGGGCGGGATCGGCGCCTGGGCCCGCAGACTCGCGGGCAACAAGGGCGAGCCCGTCCACGAGGCGGCGCCCGACGGGACGGGCGCGGCCGAGCCGCTGTTCCCGGCCGCCCCCGCGGCGCCGTCCGGGACCGCCGCGCAGAGCGTCTGGCCGGATCCGGCGGCCGTGCTGCTGACCGCGCTCGGCCCCGGCCCCCGGCTGTGGGAGCGCGGCACCGCCCACCCCGAGGCGCTCGTGGTGCGGCTGGGCACGACGGACCGGGCCGAGCTGCCCGCCGTGCCGGTGACGGTGGGGCTGCGGGAGGCCGGTTCGCTCGGCCTCGCCGGGCCGCGGACCCGGCTGGCCGGGCTCGCCCGTTCGACGGTGGCCCAGCTCGCAGCGCTGCACTCCCCCACCGATCTGGAGATCGTGCTGATCAGCACGGACCGCGCCCGGAGCGCCGAGGAGCGCAGGCGCGAGTGGGCCTGGCTCGGCTGGCTGCCCCATCTGCGGCCGATGCACGGCCAGGAATGCCGGCTGCTCCTCGCGTACGACCGCGAGCAGGCCACCGCCCGTACGACGGAGCTGGTGCGCCGGCTGGACGACGGGCCGCTCGGGCCCGGCTGGGCGAGCCAGGACCGCGCCACGATCGCCGAGGCCGCGCAGCGGTACACCGGTCCGTACACCGTGGTGGTCGTCGACGGCGACCCGGGCTCGGCGGCGCTGCGCGAGAACACCGCCCGGCTGGCCGCCGCCGGTGCCGCGGCGGGCATCCATCTGATCTGTCTGGCCGAGACCCCGGCCGCCACCCCCACCTCTCCGGTCGCGGCGACGTATGAGGCCGCCTGCCACGCCTCGATCGCGTTCCGCGAGTGCGGGGCGGTGGCGATGCTGAGCGGCGACGTGGCGACGGCCCTGCGGCTGCTGCGGACGGCGGACGGCCGGGCCGCGGGCCGGGGCACGGTCGCCGCGGTGGACGCGGTGTCGGCGCACTGGGCCGAGCGGTTCGGCCGGGCGCTGGCCCCGCTGCGTACGGAGGGTGCCGCCACGGCCGCCGGCCGGCCGGCGGCGGCCGCACTCCCGACGACCGCCCGGCTGCTCGACGAGCTGGGCCTGGCCCGCGCCACCCCGGCCTCCCTGATGGCCCGCTGGGCCTCCACCGCGGACGACCAGCCCGGTGCCACGGTGCGCGGTTCGGGCCGCTGGTCGGGCGGACCGGCGGGCGGCGCCGATACGGACACCCCCGGCTCGGGCCGTACGGAGTATCCGCGCTCCACCGCTCCCCGGGTCGGCGCCCAGCGGCTGGGCGGCGCGCCGGGCCCGGACGGCACGGGCGGATACGCGCCCGGCTCGGGCCGCACCCCGTACCCCGGCAGTGAGAACGCCACCCACATCGGCACCCCGGGCCACCCCTTCGCCCCCGACGACGCCCACGGCTCCGGCCGCACCCCGTACCCGGACTCGGGCCGCACCCCGTATCCCGGCGGTTCCGTGCCCCGGGTCGGCGGGCAGCGCTACGGCAGCACGCCCGGGGACACCCCGAGCTCGCGGACCGTTTCCGGATCGGGCCGCACCCCGTACCCCGGCGACGGTGACGTCCAGGGGGCCGAAAGTCTGCGTACGGCCGGGTCGGGGCGCGGCTCGAACCGGGTCAGCGGGCCGCGCGGCGCCGACACCCCCCGGATCGCCGCGCGAGGCGCCGGGAGCGCCGCCACGGCCGGGCACCCCGCCCCGGAGGGCGCCGACACGGGCGCCGACACGCCCGCAGCTGCCCCGGCCCCGGCCGAAGGCACCCCCTCCGCCGTCGGGCGGCCCGTGGTGGTGCTCGGGGCCGGGCCCCGGGGCGCGGTCAGCGTGGACCTGGCGGAGGAGGGCCCGCACCTCCTCATCGAGGGACCGGCCGGCAGCGGACGTACGGAGCTGCTGCGGGCCGTCGCCGCCTCGCTCGCCGCGGCCGCCCGGCCCGACCTCCTGGGCATCCTGCTGGTGGACGGCGCGGGCGGCGACCGGGGCGAGGGCCTCGGCCCCTGCACCGAGCTCCCGCACGCGTTCATGCACCTGGTGGCCTCCGATCCGGTGCGGATGCGCGAGTTCGCCCAGGCGCTGGGCGGCGAGCTGAAGCGCCGTGCCGAGCTGCTCGGCCCGTACGACTTCACCGAATGGCACCACCGCCACGAGGTGGCGCGGCGGATGGTCGGCCAGCGCCCGCCGGTCACCGCGGACCAGCGCGGTGACGTGGACGCCCCGATGAGCGGGACGCTCCGGCTGCGCCCCGCCGCCCCGGCCTCGGACCCCGGGCCCTCCCCGCTGCCCCGGCTCGTCGTCCTCGTCGACGACTTCGACGCGCTGGTCGCCCCGGCGCTCGGCAGCCCCGGCCGCCCCGCCGCGGGATCCGTGGTGCGGGCCCTGGAGGCCGTGGCACGGGAGGGCGGCCGGCTGGGCGTCCACCTGGTCGCGGCGTCCGCCCGCCCGGAGCGCACGGAGGACACGGACCTGGCCCACGGGGCCCGGCTGCGCATCGTGCTGGACGCCCCGGTGGTCCCGCCGTCGGCGGAGGACCCCGCGCCCGGACGGGGCAGGCTCGGGCATCCGGACGGGCGGGTGACGCCGTTCCAGGGCGGCCGGGTGACCGGGCGCATACCGCGTACCGCCACGCTGCGGCCCACCGTCGTACCGCTGGAGTGGGAGCGGATGGGCGATCCGCCGACCCGGCGCCCGGTCCGCGAACTGGGCAACGGACCGACGGACCTGGCGCTGCTGGCCAGTGCGCTGGAGTGGGCGGCCCGTTCGGTGAACGCCGAGCCCATAGCCCCGCTCGAACCCGTCCACAGCTGA
- a CDS encoding serine/threonine-protein kinase — protein sequence MRPVGSKYLLEEPLGRGATGTVWRARQREAAGAEAAVAGEPGETVAIKVLKEELANDADVVMRFLRERSVLLRLTHENIVRTRDLVVEGDLLALVMDLIDGPDLHRYLRENGPLTPVAAALLTAQIADALAASHADGVVHRDLKPANVLLDERDGQMHPMLTDFGIARLADSPGLTRTHEFVGTPAYVAPESAEGRPQTSAVDIYGAGILLYELVTGRPPFAGGTALEVLHRHLSEEPRRPSTVPAPLWTVIERCLSKDPDRRPSAENLARGLRVVADGIGVHAGSAQIAAADGVGALLAPDPAPAAVPQTPGAADPTQVLPSNAGSYDPNAATSVMQNAPGQGAGGHADPTSVLPPVPPRPDGSPQPEEPHPWQSQLRAARDRNEQTQVQYLDPSQDPLRRRPQRPQPQQPQRRQQPPPQQHQYQQPQQQYPQHQQQQYQPQPQPQPQRQQYAPPQQPAPQPPAPRQPREPRQRSANPMRIPGLGCLKGCLFTLVLLFVAGWLIWELTPLQDWIGQGKSYWEAITDTVSTVTDWISKLGGGDGGSSGSNTGP from the coding sequence GTGCGGCCGGTAGGCAGCAAGTACCTCCTGGAGGAGCCGCTGGGACGCGGCGCCACCGGCACCGTCTGGCGTGCCCGCCAGCGGGAGGCCGCGGGCGCCGAGGCGGCCGTCGCGGGCGAGCCCGGCGAGACCGTGGCGATCAAGGTCCTGAAGGAGGAGCTCGCCAACGACGCCGACGTCGTGATGCGGTTCCTGCGTGAGCGCTCCGTGCTGCTGCGGCTCACCCACGAGAACATCGTGCGCACCCGCGACCTGGTCGTCGAGGGTGACCTCCTCGCCCTCGTCATGGACCTGATCGACGGCCCCGACCTGCACCGCTACCTCCGCGAGAACGGCCCGCTCACCCCGGTCGCCGCCGCGCTGCTCACCGCGCAGATCGCGGACGCGCTCGCCGCCAGCCACGCCGACGGCGTCGTCCACCGCGACCTGAAGCCCGCCAACGTCCTGCTCGACGAGCGCGACGGCCAGATGCACCCGATGCTCACCGACTTCGGCATCGCGCGCCTGGCCGACTCCCCGGGGCTCACCCGGACTCATGAGTTCGTCGGCACGCCCGCCTATGTGGCGCCCGAGTCCGCCGAGGGCCGCCCGCAGACCTCCGCCGTCGACATCTACGGCGCGGGCATCCTGCTCTACGAGCTGGTCACCGGCCGTCCGCCGTTCGCCGGCGGCACCGCCCTCGAAGTGCTGCACCGGCACCTCAGTGAGGAGCCCCGCCGCCCCTCCACCGTTCCGGCCCCGCTGTGGACGGTCATAGAGCGCTGCCTGAGCAAGGACCCCGACCGGCGGCCCAGCGCCGAGAACCTGGCCCGCGGCCTGCGCGTCGTCGCGGACGGGATCGGCGTGCACGCCGGCTCCGCCCAGATCGCCGCGGCCGACGGCGTGGGCGCCCTGCTCGCCCCCGACCCGGCGCCCGCGGCCGTTCCGCAGACCCCCGGCGCGGCGGACCCGACGCAGGTGCTGCCGAGCAACGCCGGCTCGTACGACCCGAACGCCGCCACCAGCGTCATGCAGAACGCCCCCGGCCAGGGCGCGGGCGGGCACGCCGACCCGACCTCGGTCCTGCCGCCCGTGCCGCCGCGCCCTGACGGTTCTCCGCAGCCCGAGGAGCCGCACCCCTGGCAGTCCCAGCTCCGGGCGGCCCGCGACCGCAACGAGCAGACCCAGGTCCAATACCTCGACCCGAGCCAGGACCCGCTGCGCCGCCGCCCCCAGCGCCCGCAGCCCCAGCAGCCCCAGCGGAGGCAGCAGCCGCCGCCGCAGCAGCATCAGTACCAGCAGCCGCAGCAGCAGTACCCCCAGCACCAGCAGCAGCAGTACCAGCCGCAACCCCAGCCCCAGCCCCAGCGGCAGCAGTACGCGCCCCCGCAGCAGCCGGCGCCCCAGCCGCCGGCCCCGCGCCAGCCCCGCGAGCCGAGGCAGCGCAGCGCCAACCCGATGCGGATCCCCGGCCTCGGCTGCCTCAAGGGCTGTCTCTTCACCCTGGTGCTGCTGTTCGTCGCGGGCTGGCTGATCTGGGAGCTGACCCCGCTGCAGGACTGGATCGGCCAGGGCAAGAGCTACTGGGAGGCGATCACCGACACGGTCTCCACCGTCACGGACTGGATCTCGAAACTGGGCGGCGGCGACGGCGGCAGCAGCGGCAGCAACACCGGCCCCTGA
- the prfB gene encoding peptide chain release factor 2 — MAVVDISEELKSLSSTMGSIEAVLDLDALRADIAALEEQAAAPSLWDDPEAAQKITSKLSHLQAEVRKTEALRGRIDDLEVLFELAQDEGDADALAEAESELESVRKALDEMEVRTLLSGEYDSREALVNIRAEAGGVDAADFAEKLQRMYIRWAERHGYKTEVYETSYAEEAGIKSTTFAVQVPYAYGTLSVEQGTHRLVRISPFDNQGRRQTSFAGVEVLPVVETTDHIEIDESELRVDVYRSSGPGGQGVNTTDSAVRLTHLPTGIVVSCQNERSQIQNKASAMNVLQAKLLERRRQEEQAKMDALKGDGGNSWGNQMRSYVLHPYQMVKDLRTEFEMGNPEAVFNGEIDGFLEAGIRWRKQREK; from the coding sequence GTGGCAGTCGTCGATATTTCCGAAGAGCTGAAGTCCCTCTCCTCGACCATGGGGTCGATCGAGGCCGTCCTGGACCTGGATGCGCTGAGGGCGGACATCGCCGCGCTCGAGGAGCAGGCGGCAGCGCCTTCCCTCTGGGACGACCCGGAGGCGGCGCAGAAGATCACCAGCAAGCTTTCGCACCTCCAGGCCGAGGTCCGCAAGACCGAGGCCCTCCGCGGCCGGATCGACGATCTCGAAGTCCTCTTCGAGCTCGCCCAGGACGAGGGCGACGCCGACGCCCTGGCCGAGGCCGAGTCCGAGCTGGAGTCGGTCCGCAAGGCGCTGGACGAGATGGAGGTCCGTACGCTCCTCTCCGGCGAGTACGACTCCCGCGAGGCGCTGGTCAACATCCGGGCCGAGGCCGGTGGCGTGGACGCGGCCGACTTCGCCGAGAAGCTCCAGCGCATGTACATCCGCTGGGCCGAGCGGCACGGCTACAAGACCGAGGTCTACGAGACGTCGTACGCGGAAGAGGCCGGCATCAAGTCGACCACCTTCGCCGTCCAGGTGCCGTACGCCTACGGCACGCTCTCCGTCGAGCAGGGCACCCACCGGCTCGTCCGGATCTCGCCCTTCGACAACCAGGGCCGCCGCCAGACGTCCTTCGCGGGCGTCGAGGTGCTGCCGGTGGTCGAGACGACCGACCACATCGAGATCGACGAGTCCGAGCTGCGTGTGGACGTGTACCGCTCGTCGGGCCCCGGTGGCCAGGGCGTCAACACCACGGACTCCGCGGTCCGCCTGACCCACCTCCCGACCGGCATCGTCGTCTCCTGCCAGAACGAGCGCTCGCAGATCCAGAACAAGGCATCCGCGATGAACGTCCTCCAGGCGAAGCTCCTCGAACGCCGACGCCAGGAGGAGCAGGCCAAGATGGACGCCCTCAAGGGCGACGGCGGCAACTCCTGGGGCAACCAGATGCGGTCGTACGTCCTGCACCCGTACCAGATGGTCAAGGACCTGCGTACGGAGTTCGAGATGGGCAACCCGGAAGCGGTCTTCAACGGCGAGATCGACGGCTTCCTGGAGGCGGGCATCCGCTGGCGCAAGCAGCGGGAGAAGTAG
- the ftsX gene encoding permease-like cell division protein FtsX has translation MRAQFVLSEIGVGLRRNLTMTFAVVVSVALSLALFGGALLMREQVSTMKDYWYDKVNVSIFLCSKSDVTSTPKCAKGAVTAEQKKQIKTDLDKMDVVDTVTYESADQAYKHYQDQFGDSPMASNITPDQMQESYRVKLHDPKKYKVVATAFAGRDGVQSVQDQRSILDNLFQLMNGMNVAALFVMALMLVIALMLIVNTVRVSAFSRRRETGIMRLVGASGFYIQMPFIMEAAFAGLIGGVLACVMLLAGRYFLIDGGLALQSKLNLIDFIGWDAVFTKLPLVLAIGLLMPAVAALFALRKYLKV, from the coding sequence ATGCGCGCCCAGTTCGTCCTGTCGGAGATCGGCGTCGGCCTCCGTCGCAACCTCACGATGACCTTCGCCGTCGTCGTCTCCGTCGCCCTCTCGCTCGCCCTGTTCGGCGGCGCGCTGCTCATGCGCGAGCAGGTCAGCACGATGAAGGACTACTGGTACGACAAGGTCAACGTCTCGATCTTCCTCTGCAGCAAGAGCGATGTGACCTCGACTCCCAAGTGCGCCAAGGGCGCTGTCACCGCGGAGCAGAAGAAGCAGATCAAGACCGACCTCGACAAGATGGACGTCGTCGACACGGTCACGTACGAGTCCGCCGACCAGGCGTACAAGCACTACCAGGACCAGTTCGGCGACTCGCCCATGGCGAGCAACATCACGCCGGACCAGATGCAGGAGTCCTACCGGGTCAAGCTCCACGACCCGAAGAAGTACAAGGTCGTCGCCACCGCCTTCGCCGGCCGTGACGGGGTGCAGTCCGTCCAGGACCAGAGAAGCATCCTGGACAACCTCTTCCAGCTGATGAACGGCATGAACGTGGCCGCCCTCTTCGTCATGGCGCTGATGCTGGTCATCGCGTTGATGCTGATCGTGAACACCGTCCGGGTGTCCGCGTTCAGCCGACGGCGCGAGACGGGCATCATGCGGCTGGTGGGGGCCTCCGGCTTCTACATCCAGATGCCGTTCATCATGGAGGCCGCGTTCGCCGGTCTCATCGGTGGTGTCCTGGCCTGCGTGATGCTGCTGGCGGGCCGGTACTTCCTGATCGACGGCGGTCTGGCGCTCCAGAGCAAGCTGAATCTGATCGACTTCATCGGCTGGGACGCGGTCTTCACCAAGCTGCCCCTGGTCCTGGCAATCGGCCTGCTGATGCCCGCCGTTGCCGCGCTCTTCGCGCTCCGCAAGTACCTCAAGGTGTGA
- the ftsE gene encoding cell division ATP-binding protein FtsE, whose protein sequence is MIRFDNVSKTYPKQSRPALRDVSLDIEKGEFVFLVGSSGSGKSTFMRLILREERASQGMVHVLGKDLARLSNWKVPHMRRQLGTVFQDFRLLPNKTVAENVAFAQEVIGKPRGEIRKAVPQVLDLVGLGGKEDRMPGELSGGEQQRVAIARAFVNRPMLLIADEPTGNLDPQTSVGIMKLLDRINRTGTTVIMATHDQNIVDQMRKRVIELEKGRLVRDQARGVYGYQH, encoded by the coding sequence GTGATCCGATTCGACAACGTCTCCAAGACCTACCCGAAGCAGAGCCGTCCCGCTCTACGGGATGTGTCTCTCGATATCGAGAAGGGCGAGTTCGTCTTCCTGGTGGGCTCATCCGGCTCCGGCAAGTCCACCTTCATGCGACTCATCCTCCGCGAGGAGCGTGCCAGCCAGGGCATGGTCCACGTCCTGGGCAAGGACCTCGCGCGCCTGTCCAACTGGAAGGTGCCGCACATGCGCCGCCAGCTGGGCACCGTGTTCCAGGACTTCAGACTCCTGCCCAACAAGACCGTTGCGGAGAACGTGGCGTTCGCGCAGGAGGTCATCGGCAAGCCGCGCGGAGAGATCCGCAAGGCGGTGCCCCAGGTTCTCGACCTGGTCGGCCTCGGCGGCAAGGAGGACCGGATGCCCGGTGAGCTCTCCGGTGGTGAGCAGCAGCGCGTGGCGATCGCGCGGGCGTTCGTGAACCGCCCCATGCTGCTGATCGCGGACGAGCCGACCGGCAACCTCGACCCGCAGACCTCCGTCGGCATCATGAAGCTGCTGGACCGGATCAACCGGACCGGCACCACCGTGATCATGGCGACCCACGACCAGAACATCGTCGACCAGATGCGCAAGCGCGTCATCGAGCTGGAGAAGGGCCGTCTCGTACGCGACCAGGCGCGCGGCGTCTACGGCTACCAGCACTGA
- a CDS encoding serine/threonine-protein kinase: MARNIGSRYTAHQILGRGSAGTVWLGEGPEGPVAIKLLREDLASDQELVGRFVQERTALLGLDHPHVVAVRDLVVDGNDLALVMDLVRGTDLRTRLDRERRLAPEAAVAIIADVADGLAAAHAAGVVHRDVKPENILLDMEGPLGPGSSHPALLTDFGVAKLIDTPRRTKATKIIGTPDYLAPEIVEGLPPRAAVDIYALATVLYELLAGFTPFGGGHPGAVLRRHVTETVVPLPGIPDELWQLLVQCLAKAPASRLRASELAARLREQLPHLTGIPPLDVDEPDTEPEPQTYDEQQYTPAPEEPRRRGAVPLVPGSSADSNRDTHTSMRVPAPDELSGGPRGTARAPRSPGTPRPGSARNKSAAVRKRRLTLGAAALVLLAALGVGGYLALSDDDAGAPARETGNSAPGTP; this comes from the coding sequence TTGGCACGGAATATCGGCAGCCGGTACACCGCACACCAGATCCTGGGGCGCGGCAGCGCCGGCACGGTCTGGCTCGGCGAGGGGCCCGAGGGCCCGGTGGCCATCAAGCTGCTCCGCGAGGACCTCGCGTCCGACCAGGAACTCGTCGGCCGCTTCGTCCAGGAGCGCACCGCCCTGCTCGGGCTCGACCATCCGCACGTCGTCGCCGTCCGCGACCTCGTGGTGGACGGCAACGACCTGGCACTGGTCATGGACCTGGTACGCGGCACCGACCTGCGCACCCGCCTGGACCGCGAACGCCGCCTCGCGCCCGAGGCCGCCGTGGCGATCATCGCGGACGTCGCCGACGGCCTCGCCGCCGCGCACGCGGCCGGGGTGGTCCACCGCGACGTCAAGCCGGAGAACATCCTGCTCGACATGGAGGGCCCGCTCGGCCCCGGCAGCTCGCACCCCGCGCTGCTCACCGACTTCGGCGTGGCCAAGCTGATCGACACCCCCCGGCGCACCAAGGCCACCAAGATCATCGGTACGCCGGACTACCTGGCCCCCGAGATAGTCGAGGGGCTGCCGCCGCGCGCCGCCGTCGACATCTACGCCCTCGCCACCGTCCTGTACGAACTCCTCGCCGGCTTCACGCCCTTCGGCGGCGGACACCCCGGCGCCGTGCTGCGCCGGCACGTCACGGAGACGGTCGTACCGCTCCCCGGCATCCCCGACGAGCTCTGGCAGCTCCTGGTCCAGTGCCTGGCCAAGGCCCCCGCCTCCCGGCTGCGCGCCTCCGAGCTCGCGGCCCGGCTGCGCGAGCAGCTCCCGCACCTGACCGGCATCCCACCGCTCGACGTGGACGAGCCGGACACCGAGCCGGAACCCCAGACCTACGACGAGCAGCAGTACACCCCCGCCCCCGAGGAACCCCGCCGCCGCGGCGCGGTCCCGCTGGTCCCCGGCTCGTCCGCCGACTCCAACCGCGACACCCACACGAGCATGCGCGTCCCGGCCCCCGACGAGCTCTCCGGCGGCCCCCGGGGCACCGCCAGGGCCCCCCGCTCCCCGGGCACGCCCCGCCCCGGCTCCGCCCGCAACAAGTCCGCGGCCGTCCGCAAGCGCCGCCTCACCCTGGGCGCCGCGGCCCTGGTGCTGCTCGCGGCGCTGGGCGTGGGCGGCTATCTGGCGCTGAGCGACGACGACGCGGGCGCACCCGCGCGGGAGACGGGGAACTCGGCGCCGGGCACGCCCTGA
- a CDS encoding S41 family peptidase, producing the protein MSGPTQCFGPRGVRRGAALTLVFAGVLATGAVTGSLPRGGAKSEALASRSVASTVDRDEVADAAARAVADGESGKEAAEEVVSRSGDRWGAVYDERQYEEFEQALDGSYTGVGIAAKRSAGGQVEVARVQPGGPADRAGIEPGDLLRTIDGHRVDKRPVAEVVALLRGDRTEAAAGSTVVLGIGRGARQRTETLRRARLTTDPVTVRRIGPPRSAASSAPSAAASSSSGAVMIEVDSFTRGSGAKVRDAVRDAPSDAGVLLDLRGNSGGLVTEAVTAASAFLDGGLVATYDVHGEQRALYAQPGGDTDRPLVVLVDGGTMSAAELLTGALQDRGRAVTVGSRTFGKGSVQMPSKLPGGSVAELTVGHYRTPAGRSVDEHGITPDLTVGSKAEQRAETVLSGLGGGS; encoded by the coding sequence ATGTCGGGCCCCACGCAGTGTTTCGGGCCCCGCGGCGTGCGCCGCGGGGCTGCTCTGACATTGGTCTTCGCGGGCGTGCTGGCCACCGGGGCGGTCACCGGCTCGCTGCCCCGTGGCGGCGCGAAGTCCGAGGCCCTGGCGAGCCGTTCCGTCGCCTCCACCGTCGACCGGGACGAGGTGGCCGACGCCGCCGCGCGGGCCGTGGCCGACGGCGAGTCCGGCAAGGAGGCGGCCGAGGAGGTCGTCAGCCGCAGCGGCGACCGCTGGGGCGCGGTGTACGACGAGCGGCAGTACGAGGAGTTCGAGCAGGCCCTGGACGGCTCGTACACCGGTGTCGGGATCGCCGCGAAGCGCTCCGCCGGCGGGCAGGTCGAGGTGGCCCGGGTGCAGCCCGGCGGCCCCGCCGACCGGGCCGGCATCGAGCCCGGGGACCTGCTCCGTACGATCGACGGCCACCGGGTCGACAAGCGCCCCGTCGCCGAGGTCGTCGCCCTGCTGCGCGGAGACCGTACGGAGGCCGCCGCAGGCTCCACCGTCGTCCTGGGCATAGGGCGCGGCGCCCGCCAGCGGACCGAGACGCTGCGCCGGGCCAGGCTCACCACCGACCCCGTGACCGTGCGCCGCATCGGACCGCCCCGTTCCGCCGCCTCCTCCGCCCCTTCCGCCGCCGCTTCCTCGTCCTCCGGGGCCGTGATGATCGAGGTGGACTCGTTCACCAGGGGCTCGGGCGCCAAGGTCCGTGACGCGGTCCGGGACGCGCCGTCGGACGCCGGGGTGCTCCTGGACCTGCGCGGAAACTCCGGCGGCCTGGTCACCGAGGCCGTCACCGCCGCCTCCGCCTTCCTGGACGGCGGCCTGGTCGCCACGTACGACGTGCACGGCGAGCAGCGCGCCCTGTACGCACAGCCGGGCGGCGACACCGACCGTCCCCTTGTCGTCCTGGTCGACGGAGGCACGATGAGCGCCGCCGAACTTCTCACCGGCGCGCTCCAGGACCGGGGCCGTGCCGTCACCGTCGGCTCACGGACCTTCGGCAAGGGCTCGGTCCAGATGCCGAGCAAGCTCCCGGGCGGCTCGGTGGCCGAGCTGACCGTGGGCCACTACCGCACTCCGGCCGGGCGCAGCGTCGACGAACACGGCATCACCCCGGACCTCACGGTCGGCTCGAAGGCCGAGCAGCGGGCCGAGACGGTATTGAGTGGCCTCGGGGGTGGGTCGTAG